In the genome of Theropithecus gelada isolate Dixy chromosome 19, Tgel_1.0, whole genome shotgun sequence, the window atcttggctcactgtaacctccacctcctgggttcaaatgattctcctgcctcagcctctggagcagctgggattacaggcacccgccaccacacccagctgatttttgtatttttagtagagatggggtttcaccatgttggccaggccagtctcgaactcctgatcttatgatccacccacctcagcctcccaaagtgctgggatgacaggagtgagccactgtgccctgccaggaAGCCCtgtaagacattaaaaaaaactgtatCTATTTAaacagagatgggatcttgctatgtcgcccaggctggccttgaactcctcagctcaagtaatcctcctgtcccagcctcccaaaatgctggcatgaGCCTCGGTGCCTGGCCTAGAAAGTTTTTCAAGATAATAATCTTGATAATAAGGTTATAAGTTACCAGGATGCTTGTGAAATATTGCATATGACTTATCAAATCCTTTGGAATCTCTAAATCAGAGAATTTGGATTCACTTTGGATATTAGAATACAATATCCACATCCTACTGGTAGTATGATTCTGGGTATATTATGCTGCTTTCTCTAAGCTAATACTGCTGACTTCATTCTCTCCAAGGGCCTTTGCATaaatcatgtaaaaaaaaaaaaatccatcaatgACTAACTTGCCCCTGCCACATTTATCAGGTGACCACTAATGTGTCAGGCCCCAAAAGGACTGCAATGAAATGTTGCACACCTAAGTGAGCCCCAGCTGGGAGTCAGAGGGTGAAAACAGCCTCCCCATGACATCACTAGGCCATCATTTCTCAACCACCAGGGAGCCACAGGCcctttaaaaattagatgagctggccgggcgcggtggctcaagcctgtaatcccagcactttgggaggccgaggcgggtggatcacgaggtcaggagatcgagactatcctggctaacacggtgaaaccccgtctctactaaaaatagaaaaaactagctgggcgtggtggcgggcgcctgtggtcccagctacttgggaggctgaggcgggagaatggcatgaacccgggaggcggagcttgcagtgagccgagatcacgccactgcactccagcctgggagacacagcgagactccatctcaaaaaaaaaaaaaaattagatgagctTTATGAACCCCAGAGTTCCACTCAATGCCCTTGAAGCCTATCCAGGAAGGATCCTTGGCCCCCAGTTAGAGCCCTGTTTTAGAGAGCACAGGAAATACTTATGACTGGAGAGAAGCCACCCAAGTCTTTCGATCCATCTTTCCCCTGTGAACACTGAGACTTCATTACTCTAGGTGGAATGGCTAGCTCTCTTCCCTTCTGAATCCTGCTCCTTCAAGTAAGCTTTTCATCTGCAgaagattttgaaaaaataaacactgaattCAAGGTAAACCTTGGGAAATGGTgctctgaagtgcagtggtgtctggttatggaaaggaacaaatatCCTTGCCCTCTGCTCTGTAAGTGGCATTCTAAACCCACCAAGGGACTTGCCCAGTCCTCCAGCAAGTCCTCCAGGCCCTGCTGCCCTGTAATCCTTGGGGCTGTAGGCAGCAAAGTTCTAGGGAACTCAGGTCCCAGAAAATGCAGTGATTCTGAATGTCCAACACAGACTTCATATTCCAAAGAGGTATTAGTTCTCATGTTACTATAAATCCTTCAAGACAGAGAAACAGGTAACTTTATTCCTCAttgtttaggattttctttttattatcaaaTCTCTACTATAGAAacactgaagaaaatgaaaaaaaaaatcactggcgAGGCAGCATAAAATGGTGGCTGAAAACAAGAACTCTGGAGCCAAACAATCTCAGCTCTACTCCCTTACTAGTTGTGCCCCTTAGGTAGGATCCTTCAACATCTCTGCTTCGGCTTACCCATTTGTAAAACTGGGGTAACAGTATCTCTCTCATAGAGTTAAGGGGACTAAACAAGTTAACACTtggaaagcatttaaaataaagccCAGCACATAATTGTTATATGTAtttgtaaaacttttttaaaatctcaaattaacTGGGTTAATTTTTCCATGGATCTTTCAGGTCTTTATCCATACCCATTTTTTAGATCTGTTacagtaaatatgtatatacaattctgtatcctttttattcctttgttatGTATACTGATGCAGTGTCCATCATTATAATTTATAGTGATTgcctaaaacaaaatacaaactaaTTGCCCAACAATGCAGTGATGAGTAACAATGGACGCTGACACACTGGGCTAAGGATCACTTTCTGTCCAGCAACATCAGTCTCATACTCCTAGGCAATAACTTTTCTAACATTAGTCATctcattcattaattttctctaaGGAGGTTAATCAACAGTAAATACCCCATTcaatactattatttttcttacattcaGATTTAGCATTTCATATTCTACTCCTGAGCACCTAGACCCTCCCCTTATAACAACAAAATCTGCATTTCTACAATTATGCACAAAATGTTATTGTAAAGTTTTCCATCCAATACTCCAGCTTGATGCAAAACAGTGTATTTCCAGTCAAAAACTTTTCTCTGCATAAGGTTCTTCCCTTAGCAATTCACACCAATCTACAAGTAGGTGAGAGCTCTTGCTAAAAGATGCCTCATTCCCCACAGTCACGGTTCTCAAGTATGAATTACTGGTAGACCGTAAGGGGAGTTTAGTTTTCTTCATTGTAATTATCTGATTTTGAATAAGGGCTATATAACTGCTGAAAGCTTTTCCCTATTCTTTTACTTCACGGGGTTTCTTCTAAGATAGATACTTTCTAGTAAATAATGCGGGAGAAGTCTTACTGAACTCTTAATGAAAAATGTCCCCTCTTGATTATGTTTATAGAGTTTTCCTCAATGTGTTGTCAAAATGTATGATAAACAAAAAACTCGCAAATTCAATTCAGTTTCTCTTCACTGTGATTTCTCTGGTGTTGAAGAAGGGCTGAGTGACCActaaaggcttttccacattcacTGCATATAAAGCGCTTCTCTCCACTATGCATTCTCTGATGAATAATAAGGGAAGAATTCTTACAAAATGCTTTCTCACAATGATTACATTTGTAGGGCTTTTCTCCAGTATGGTTTCTTAGGTGTACAATAAGGGATGAACTCTCATTAAatgctttcccacattcattacacctgtatggtttctctccagtatgagttctCCGGTGTGCAATGAGGTGAGAACTACAGTTAAAGGATCTTTCACATTgattacatttatagggtttctcaccagtgtgaatTCTCCGATGAGCAACAAGGTGACAGCTTTGACTAAAGGATTTTCCACATTTAttgcattcatagggtttttctccagtatgagtCCTTTGATGTCTAACAAGGTGAGCCATTTGGCTACAGGATTTTCCACATTTATTACATTCATAGGGCTTAATTCCAGAATGAATTATCTCATGTTTCGTGAGGGCTGAGCGTTCTCtgaaagctttgccacattcctgACAGTTATACGGTTTCTCTCCCGTGTGAGTTCTCTGATGGGCAATAAGATGGGAGCTCCAGCTGAAGGATTTTCCACATTCAGTACATTTATATGGTTTTGCTCCAGAATGAGTTCTTTCATGTTTACTAAGGGCTGAGTAGTCCCTAAAAGCTTTTTCACATTCATCACATTTaaagggtttctctccagtatgcaTTCTCATATGGGCAATAAGATGGGAGCTCCAGCTGAATGATTTCCCACATTCAGTACATTCAaaaggtttctctcctgtatgagtCCTCTGATGTCCAATAAGATGAGAGTTCCAGTTGAAAGATTTCCCACACTCATTGCAAACATAAGGTTTTTCTcctgtatgaattctcttatgtacAATAAGATGAGAATTCCAgctgaaggcttttccacatttattacattcatagggttttatTCCAGTGTGAGTGCGTTCATGTTTAGTAAGGGCTGAACGATTCCtaaaaacttttc includes:
- the ZNF606 gene encoding zinc finger protein 606 isoform X2, with protein sequence MLETYGHLLSVGNQIAKPEVISLLEQGEEPWSVEQACPQRTCPEWMRNLESKTLIPAQSIFEEEQSHGMKLERYIWDDPWFSRLEVLGCKDQLEMYHVNQSTAMRQMVFMQKQVLSQRSSEFCELGAEFSQNLNCVPSQRVSQIEHFYQPDTHAESWRCDSAIMYADKVTCENHDYDKTVYQSIQPIYPSRMQTGDNLFKCTDAVKSFNHIIHFGDHKEIHTGEKLYEYKECHQIFNQSPSFNEHPRLHVGENQYNYKEYENIFYFSSFMEHQKIGAVEKAYKYNEWEKVFGYDSFLTQHTSTYTAEKPYDCNECGTSFIWSSYLIQHKKTHTGEKPYECDKCGKVFRNRSALTKHERTHTGIKPYECNKCGKAFSWNSHLIVHKRIHTGEKPYVCNECGKSFNWNSHLIGHQRTHTGEKPFECTECGKSFSWSSHLIAHMRMHTGEKPFKCDECEKAFRDYSALSKHERTHSGAKPYKCTECGKSFSWSSHLIAHQRTHTGEKPYNCQECGKAFRERSALTKHEIIHSGIKPYECNKCGKSCSQMAHLVRHQRTHTGEKPYECNKCGKSFSQSCHLVAHRRIHTGEKPYKCNQCERSFNCSSHLIAHRRTHTGEKPYRCNECGKAFNESSSLIVHLRNHTGEKPYKCNHCEKAFCKNSSLIIHQRMHSGEKRFICSECGKAFSGHSALLQHQRNHSEEKLN
- the ZNF606 gene encoding zinc finger protein 606 isoform X3, which codes for MRNLESKTLIPAQSIFEEEQSHGMKLERYIWDDPWFSRLEVLGCKDQLEMYHVNQSTAMRQMVFMQKQVLSQRSSEFCELGAEFSQNLNCVPSQRVSQIEHFYQPDTHAESWRCDSAIMYADKVTCENHDYDKTVYQSIQPIYPSRMQTGDNLFKCTDAVKSFNHIIHFGDHKEIHTGEKLYEYKECHQIFNQSPSFNEHPRLHVGENQYNYKEYENIFYFSSFMEHQKIGAVEKAYKYNEWEKVFGYDSFLTQHTSTYTAEKPYDCNECGTSFIWSSYLIQHKKTHTGEKPYECDKCGKVFRNRSALTKHERTHTGIKPYECNKCGKAFSWNSHLIVHKRIHTGEKPYVCNECGKSFNWNSHLIGHQRTHTGEKPFECTECGKSFSWSSHLIAHMRMHTGEKPFKCDECEKAFRDYSALSKHERTHSGAKPYKCTECGKSFSWSSHLIAHQRTHTGEKPYNCQECGKAFRERSALTKHEIIHSGIKPYECNKCGKSCSQMAHLVRHQRTHTGEKPYECNKCGKSFSQSCHLVAHRRIHTGEKPYKCNQCERSFNCSSHLIAHRRTHTGEKPYRCNECGKAFNESSSLIVHLRNHTGEKPYKCNHCEKAFCKNSSLIIHQRMHSGEKRFICSECGKAFSGHSALLQHQRNHSEEKLN